In a genomic window of Scomber japonicus isolate fScoJap1 chromosome 17, fScoJap1.pri, whole genome shotgun sequence:
- the LOC128377474 gene encoding uncharacterized protein LOC128377474 gives MAQKGVQLDQEAFCCSICLDLLKDPVAIPCGHSYCMSCIKGFWDGEDQSKIYSCPQCRKTFAPRPVLGKNTMLAALVEQLKKTGLQAAPADHCYAGPEDVACDVCTGRKLKAFKSCLQCLISYCENHLQPHYTVGQFKKHKLVDPSKTLQENICSCHGRMMEIFCRTDQQSICYLCSVEDHKGHDTVSAAAERTERQRELEVSRLNIQQRIQDREKDVKLLQQEVEAVSRSADKAVEDSEKIFTELIRLLQKRSSDVKQQIRSQQQTEVNRVKELQEKLQQKITELTRKDVELKKLSHTEDHNQFLHNYPSVSQLSEPTDSSSINICPLRYFEDVTAAVSELRDKLQDILKEGWRDISLTVTEVDVLLPQPEPEPKTRAEFLKYSRKITLDPNTANTYLLLSEGNRKATYTSQQQSYSCHPDRFTVWSQVLSRESLTGRCYWEVEGRGTGAISVAVTYKNISRVGSSNECGFGYNDKSWMLICYTTGYSFYFNNIKTPVSGPRSSRVGVYLDHRAGILSFYSVSETMTLLHRVQTTFTQPLYAGLCVYYDGATAELCKLKVNQYTAAFTTESHVVQIRAQTCFTYQEVKLRQSLQLTAEMAQKGVQLDQEAFCCSICLDLLKDPVTIPCGHSYCMSCIKGFWDGEDQSKISCPQCRQAFTLRPVLGKNTMLAALVEQLKKTGLQAAPADHCYAGPEDVACDVCTGRKLKALKSCLQCLISYCENHLQPHYTVGQFKKHKLVEPSKTLQENICSRHDEVMKMFCRTDQQSICYLCSVDEHKGHDTVSAAAERTERQRELEVSRLNIQQRIQDREKDVKLLQQEVEAVSRSADKAVEDSEKIFTELICVIQKRSSDVKQQIRSQQETEVSRVKELQDKLQQEITELKRKDAELKQLSHTEDHNQFLHNYPSVSQLSEATDSSSINIRPLRYFVDVTAAVSKLRDELQDLLRDKWTNISLAVTEVDVLLSEPEPKTRAEFLRYSCEITLDPNTAYSYLLLSEGNRKATYTSQQHSYSSHPDRFTIWWQVLSRESLTGRCYWEVDWRGREFRIAVAYKNISRVGSSNECGFGFNDKSWMLHCHTTGYNFYFNNIRTPISGPHSSKVGVYLDHRAGILSFYSVSETMTLLHRVQTTFTQPLYAGLCVYQVGATAELCKLK, from the exons atggcgcagaaagGAGTTCAGCTCGACCAAGAAGCCTTCTGTTGTTCAATCtgtttggatctactgaaggatccagtggctattccctgtggacacagctactgtatgagctgtattaaaggattctgggatggagaggatcagagtaagatctacagctgccctcagtgcagaaaGACCTTTGCACCGAGGCCTGTCTTGgggaaaaacaccatgttagcagctttagtggagcagctgaagaagactggactccaagctgctcctgctgatcactgctatgctggacctgaagatgtggcctgtgatgtctgcactgggaggaagctgaaagccttcaagtcctgtctgcagtgtctcatctcttactgtgagaatcacctccagcctcattacaCTGTtggtcaatttaaaaaacacaagctggtcgaCCCCTCCAAGACGCttcaggagaacatctgctcttgTCATGGTAGGATGATGGAGATTTTCTGTcgtactgatcagcagagtatctgttatctctgctctgtggaggatcataaaggccatGACACAGTCtctgctgcagcagaaaggactgagaggcagagagagctcgaggtgagtcgactaaacatccagcagagaatccaggacagagagaaagatgtgaagctgcttcaacaggaggtggaggccgtcagtcgctctgctgataaagcagtggaggacagtgagaagatcttcactgagctgatccgtctcctccagaaaagaagctctgatgtgaagcagcagatcagatcccagcagcaAACTGAAGTGAatcgagtcaaagagcttcaggagaagctgcagcagaagaTCACTGAGCTGACGAGGAAAGACGTTGAACTGaagaagctctcacacacagaggatcacaaccagttcctacacaactacccctcagtgtcacaactcagtgaacctacagactcatccagcatcaatatctgtcctctgagatactttgaggatgtgacagcagctgtttcagagctcagagataaactacaggacatcttgaaggagggatggagagacatctcactgacagtgactgaagtggacgttttactgccacaaccagaaccagagcccaagaccagagctgagttcttaaaatattctcgtaaaatcactctggatccaaacacagcaaacacatatctgttattatctgaggggaacagaaaagcaacaTACACAAGTCAACAACAGTCTTACTCTTGTcacccagacagattcactgtatggtctcaggtcctgagtagagagagtctgactggacgttgttactgggaagTGGAGGGGAGAGGGACAGGAGCAATCAGTGTAGCAGtcacatacaagaatatcagcagagtaGGGAGCTCAAATGAATGTGgatttggatataatgacaaatcttggatGTTAATCTGTTACACGACTGGCTATAGCTTCTATTTCAACAACATCAAAACTCCTGTCTCAGGTCctcgttcctccagagtcggagtgtacctggatcacagagcaggtattctgtccttctacagcgtctctgaaaccatgactctcctccacagagtccagaccacattcactcagcctctctatgctggactttgtgTTTACTATGATGGagccacagctgagttgtgtaaactcAAA gTAAATCAGTACACAGCTGCTTTTACTACTGAGTCACATGTTGTTCAGATCAGAGCTCAGACCTGTTTCACTTATcaggaagtgaaactcagacaatCGTTGCAACTGacagctgaaatggcgcagaaagGAGTTCAGCTCGACCAAGAAGCCTTCTGTTGTTCAATCtgtttggatctactgaaggatccagtgactattccctgtggacacagctactgtatgagctgtattaaaggattctgggatggagaggatcagagtaAGATCTCTTGCCCTCAATGCAGACAGGCCTTCACACTGAGGCCTGTCTTGgggaaaaacaccatgttagcagctttagtggagcagctgaagaagactggactccaagctgctcctgctgatcactgctatgctggacctgaagatgtggcctgtgatgtctgcactgggaggaagctgaaagccctcaagtcctgtctgcagtgtctgatctcttactgtgagaatcaccttcAGCCTCATTACACTGTtggtcaatttaaaaaacacaagctggtcgaGCCTTCAAAGACGCttcaggagaacatctgctctcgtcatgatgaggtgatgaagatgttctgtcgtactgatcagcagagtatctgttatctgtgctctgtagatgaacataaaggccacgacacagtctcagctgcagcagaaaggactgagaggcagagagagctcgaggtgagtcgactaaacatccagcagagaatccaggacagagagaaagatgtgaagctgcttcaacaggaggtggaggccgtcagtcgctctgctgataaagcagtggaggacagtgagaagatcttcactgagctgatctgTGTCatacagaaaagaagctctgatgtgaagcagcagatcagatcccagcaggaaactgaagtgagtcgagtcaaagagcttcaggacaagctgcagcaggagatcactgagctgaagaggaaagacgctgaactgaagcagctctcacacacagaggatcacaaccagtttctacacaactacccctcagtgtcacaactcagtgaagctacagactcatccagcatcaatatccgtcctctgagatactttgtggatgtgacagcagctgtgtcaaagCTCAGAGATGAACTACAGGAcctcctgagggacaaatggacaaacatctcactggcagtgactgaagtggacgttttactgtcagaaccagagcccaagaccagagctgagtttttaagatattcatgtgaaataactcttgatccaaacacagcatactcatatctgttattatctgaggggaacagaaaagcaacaTACACAAGTCAGCAACACTCTTACTCTAGTcacccagacagattcactATATGGTggcaggtcctgagtagagagagtctgactggacgttgttactgggaggtggactggagagggagagaatttCGTATAGCAGttgcatacaagaatatcagcagagtaGGGAGCTCGAATGAATGTGGGTTTGGatttaatgacaaatcttggatGTTACATTGTCACACGACTGGCTATAACTTCTATTTCAACAACATCAGAACTCCCATCTCAGGTCCTCATTCCTCCaaagtcggagtgtacctggatcacagagcaggtattct